A single window of Pelorhabdus rhamnosifermentans DNA harbors:
- a CDS encoding OmpH family outer membrane protein — translation MLFNSNQVKNIFMAAFLLFSIIAITQPTTTYADASQVGVVNYQQLINQHPDMAQANDTYKAAVKQAQDDFNAKSATMKDDEKKAYSQQLEQGLQQKQQELINAIRDKVNAAIKVVAEDKGLTVVVDKSVIAYGGQDITDDVLKKITGK, via the coding sequence ATGTTATTTAACAGTAATCAAGTGAAAAATATCTTTATGGCAGCCTTCTTGCTCTTTAGCATAATAGCCATTACTCAGCCCACCACTACCTATGCTGACGCATCTCAAGTCGGAGTAGTAAACTATCAGCAATTAATTAATCAGCATCCTGATATGGCTCAAGCTAATGATACTTACAAAGCAGCAGTTAAACAAGCGCAAGATGATTTTAATGCTAAATCAGCGACTATGAAAGATGATGAGAAAAAGGCTTATTCCCAGCAGCTAGAACAAGGACTTCAACAAAAGCAACAGGAACTAATAAACGCTATTCGTGATAAAGTAAATGCTGCAATCAAGGTGGTGGCTGAGGACAAAGGATTAACCGTTGTTGTGGATAAAAGCGTTATCGCTTACGGTGGACAAGATATAACAGATGACGTATTGAAGAAGATTACGGGTAAATAA